One window from the genome of Deinococcus sp. NW-56 encodes:
- the glnA gene encoding type I glutamate--ammonia ligase codes for MTPALSAAARHLLDRLNDEGVEFLRLQFTDILGATKNVEVPRSQFEKALRGDVTFDGSAVEGFTRVEESDMLLSPDLSTFLIYPPFSDEDREGGRVARLICDVTLPDSTPFEGDPRRVLRRQVERAAALGFEMLVGTEPEFFLFERPAPGSGARQGTVTHDRAGYFDLAPVDRGERIRREITQHLVGMGFEIEAAHHEVAPGQHEIDFRYAPALEAADRLATFKFVVKRVALEHGLLASFLPKPIAGVSGSGMHCHLSLMRGGENAFADAGAEDGLSLTARQFIAGLLEHAEGMAAITNPLVNSYKRLVPGFEAPVNVAWSTGNRSALIRIPAKRGASTRAEVRMPDPSCNPYLALAVMLAAGLDGIERGLEPPPAIARNIFRMTVREKRHHRVRDLPGDLREAVGELERDEVLGAALGEHVMDRYVTAKRAEWAEYNAAVHAWELERYLELI; via the coding sequence ATGACCCCTGCCCTGTCCGCCGCTGCCCGCCACCTGCTCGACCGCCTGAACGACGAGGGGGTCGAGTTTCTGCGGCTGCAATTCACCGATATCCTCGGCGCGACGAAGAATGTGGAGGTGCCGCGCTCGCAGTTCGAGAAGGCCCTGCGCGGCGACGTGACCTTCGACGGGAGCGCGGTCGAGGGCTTCACCCGCGTCGAGGAGAGCGACATGTTGCTCTCGCCGGACCTCTCCACCTTCCTGATCTACCCCCCCTTCTCGGACGAGGACCGCGAGGGAGGCCGGGTCGCCCGGCTGATCTGCGACGTGACGCTGCCGGACAGCACACCCTTTGAGGGCGATCCCCGGCGGGTGCTGCGGCGGCAGGTCGAGCGGGCCGCCGCGTTGGGGTTCGAGATGCTGGTGGGCACCGAACCCGAGTTCTTCCTCTTCGAGCGCCCGGCGCCCGGCAGCGGGGCGCGGCAGGGCACGGTGACGCACGACCGGGCAGGCTACTTCGACCTCGCGCCCGTGGACCGGGGCGAGCGCATCCGGCGGGAGATCACCCAGCACCTCGTCGGGATGGGCTTCGAGATCGAGGCCGCTCATCACGAGGTCGCGCCGGGGCAGCACGAGATCGACTTCCGCTACGCGCCCGCGCTGGAGGCCGCCGACCGCCTCGCCACCTTCAAGTTCGTGGTCAAGCGGGTGGCGCTGGAGCACGGGCTGCTGGCGAGCTTTCTGCCCAAGCCCATCGCGGGGGTCAGCGGCTCGGGGATGCACTGCCACCTCAGCCTGATGCGCGGCGGCGAGAACGCCTTCGCGGATGCGGGGGCTGAAGACGGGCTCTCGCTCACCGCCCGGCAGTTCATCGCGGGGCTGCTGGAGCATGCGGAGGGCATGGCGGCGATTACCAATCCGCTGGTCAACTCCTACAAGCGGCTGGTCCCCGGCTTCGAGGCCCCGGTCAACGTGGCCTGGAGCACGGGCAACCGCTCGGCGCTGATCCGCATCCCCGCCAAGCGCGGCGCGTCCACCCGCGCCGAGGTGCGGATGCCCGACCCCAGTTGCAACCCCTACCTCGCCCTGGCCGTGATGCTGGCCGCAGGACTCGACGGCATCGAACGCGGGCTGGAGCCACCTCCCGCCATCGCCCGCAACATCTTCCGCATGACCGTGCGCGAAAAAAGGCACCACCGGGTCCGCGACCTGCCGGGCGACCTGCGTGAGGCCGTGGGCGAACTGGAGCGCGACGAGGTGCTGGGGGCTGCCCTGGGCGAGCATGTCATGGACCGCTACGTCACGGCCAAACGCGCCGAGTGGGCCGAGTACAACGCGGCGGTCCACGCCTGGGAACTGGAGCGCTATCTGGAGCTGATCTGA
- a CDS encoding glutamine synthetase III, with protein sequence MNHDFDVLTAARSWRVERAEVPTPAEVVSELFARDVLTLEELKARLSKPAYKSLRATVERGERLDPGIADTVALAMKTWAMERGATHYTHWFQPLTGSTAEKHDAFVSPNGDGLAIAAFSGKELIQAEPDASSFPSGGLRATFEARGYTAWDPSSPAFIIRHSNGATLCIPTAFASWTGEALDLKTPLLRSAEALNKAVAPALHLFGASEGTRVVSTVGAEQEYFLVAEEYYFRRPDLVMTGRTLFGARPPRGQELEDHYFGAIPDRVLSFMTDAELQLYALGIPVKTRHNEVAPGQFEIAPIFEPSNVAADHQQLLMQVLSNTARKYGLVCLMHEKPFAGVNGSGKHCNWSMSTDAGENLLEPGDTPHENLQFLFFCTAVLKAVDEHQDLLRISVAGASNDHRLGANEAPPAILSIFLGSELTDILDRIESGEGGRGPEAGLLGLGSSVLPPIPRHAGDRNRTSPFAFTGNKFEFRAVGSSQSISFPVTVLNTIVADAVQTLTAELQARLTRGLELDEAVGELVRETYTAHKRIVFNGDGYSGEWHREAKEERGLLNLRTSVDAIEHLSDEKNVRLFEGFGVLTERELAARQEILFDIYFKTVNIEGETTESVAQTMILPAAVAYLGDLARAGGSRAVREITAEVEAAADELYDALGTLREQNRALGGDTVHEKAHHMRDQILPAMAGVRQAADRLEKLVADAHWPLPTYRQMLFVK encoded by the coding sequence ATGAACCACGACTTTGACGTGCTCACCGCTGCCCGCAGTTGGCGGGTCGAACGGGCCGAGGTGCCCACCCCCGCCGAGGTCGTCAGCGAGCTGTTCGCCCGCGACGTGCTGACGCTGGAAGAACTCAAGGCCCGGCTCTCCAAGCCCGCCTACAAGAGCCTGCGGGCGACCGTGGAGCGCGGGGAGCGGCTCGACCCCGGCATCGCGGACACGGTCGCGCTCGCCATGAAGACGTGGGCGATGGAGCGCGGCGCGACCCACTACACCCACTGGTTCCAGCCGCTCACCGGCTCGACTGCCGAGAAGCACGACGCCTTCGTCTCGCCCAACGGGGACGGCCTCGCGATCGCGGCCTTCAGCGGCAAGGAACTGATCCAGGCCGAACCCGACGCCTCCTCCTTTCCCTCGGGCGGCCTGCGGGCCACCTTCGAGGCGCGGGGCTACACCGCCTGGGACCCCTCCAGCCCGGCTTTCATCATCCGGCACAGCAACGGGGCGACCCTGTGCATCCCGACCGCCTTCGCCTCGTGGACCGGGGAGGCGCTCGACCTCAAGACGCCGCTGCTGCGTTCGGCCGAGGCGCTGAACAAGGCCGTCGCGCCCGCCCTGCACCTCTTCGGCGCGTCCGAGGGCACGCGGGTGGTCAGCACGGTGGGCGCCGAGCAGGAATACTTCCTGGTGGCCGAGGAGTACTACTTCCGCCGCCCCGACCTCGTGATGACCGGGCGGACCCTCTTCGGGGCGCGTCCGCCGCGCGGGCAGGAACTCGAAGACCACTACTTCGGCGCGATTCCCGACCGGGTGCTGAGCTTCATGACCGACGCCGAGTTGCAACTGTACGCCCTGGGCATCCCGGTCAAGACCCGCCACAACGAGGTCGCGCCGGGCCAGTTCGAGATCGCGCCCATCTTCGAGCCCAGCAACGTGGCCGCCGACCACCAGCAACTGCTGATGCAGGTGCTGAGCAACACCGCCCGCAAGTACGGTCTGGTCTGCCTGATGCACGAGAAGCCCTTCGCGGGCGTGAACGGCTCGGGCAAGCACTGCAACTGGAGCATGAGCACCGACGCGGGCGAGAATCTGCTGGAACCCGGCGACACCCCCCACGAAAACCTCCAGTTCCTGTTCTTCTGCACGGCGGTCCTCAAGGCCGTGGACGAGCATCAGGACCTGCTGCGCATCTCGGTCGCGGGCGCGAGCAACGACCACCGCCTCGGCGCGAACGAGGCGCCGCCCGCCATTCTCTCGATCTTCCTGGGCAGCGAACTCACCGACATCCTCGACCGCATCGAATCCGGTGAGGGCGGGCGCGGGCCGGAAGCCGGGCTGCTGGGCCTGGGGTCCAGCGTGCTGCCGCCCATCCCCCGCCACGCCGGGGACCGCAACCGCACCAGTCCTTTCGCCTTTACCGGCAACAAGTTCGAGTTCCGGGCGGTGGGGTCCTCGCAGAGCATCTCCTTCCCGGTGACGGTGCTGAACACCATCGTCGCGGACGCGGTCCAGACCCTCACCGCCGAGTTGCAGGCCCGCCTGACGCGCGGGCTGGAACTCGACGAGGCGGTGGGCGAACTCGTGCGCGAGACGTACACGGCCCACAAGCGTATCGTCTTCAACGGGGACGGCTACTCGGGGGAGTGGCACCGCGAGGCCAAGGAGGAACGCGGCCTGCTGAACCTGCGGACCAGCGTGGACGCCATCGAGCACCTGAGTGACGAGAAGAACGTGCGCCTGTTCGAGGGCTTCGGCGTGCTTACCGAGCGCGAACTCGCGGCGCGGCAGGAAATCCTCTTCGACATCTACTTCAAGACGGTGAACATCGAGGGCGAGACGACCGAATCGGTGGCGCAGACGATGATTTTGCCCGCCGCCGTGGCGTACCTGGGCGACCTCGCGCGGGCGGGGGGCAGCCGGGCCGTGCGCGAGATCACCGCCGAGGTGGAAGCCGCCGCCGACGAGCTGTACGACGCCCTGGGCACCCTGCGCGAGCAGAACCGGGCGCTGGGCGGCGACACCGTGCATGAAAAGGCCCACCACATGCGCGACCAGATTCTCCCCGCGATGGCTGGGGTGCGGCAGGCCGCCGACCGCCTGGAAAAGCTGGTCGCCGACGCGCACTGGCCCCTGCCCACCTACCGGCAGATGCTGTTCGTGAAGTAA
- a CDS encoding AAC(3) family N-acetyltransferase: MLNLRRKPVVTPSDLGEGLAALGLSGSQHVIVHASLRSFGQLEGGAKAVVDALAERTATVVAPAFTYGTLLRHATSPVHQRFHRDLRVSRDIGRVPQELVDRADAVRSFHPTLSFIALGQAAEQITGVQTLDSPYQPIGALYDLDGFALMMGVDFGSNTSVHYGEHVAGMPLLTRYVPVGGEVRPTAFPNCSAAFGRVKPHVAGQSVTVGNATLELYRVRDLVDATVRLVTANPEALLCDYSSCRCQEVRRLVRERGLTPRPHGAA; this comes from the coding sequence GTGCTGAACCTGCGCCGCAAGCCCGTCGTCACGCCCTCCGATCTTGGCGAGGGGCTGGCGGCCCTGGGGTTGTCCGGCTCGCAGCATGTGATCGTGCACGCCAGCCTGCGCTCGTTCGGGCAACTGGAGGGCGGGGCGAAGGCTGTGGTGGACGCGCTGGCGGAACGGACCGCGACGGTGGTGGCCCCGGCCTTTACCTACGGCACGCTGCTGCGGCACGCGACCTCGCCCGTGCATCAGCGCTTTCACCGTGATCTGCGCGTCAGCCGTGACATCGGCCGGGTGCCGCAGGAACTCGTGGACCGCGCGGACGCCGTGCGCTCCTTTCACCCCACCCTGTCCTTTATCGCGCTGGGGCAGGCGGCCGAGCAGATCACAGGAGTGCAGACGCTGGACAGTCCCTACCAGCCCATCGGGGCGCTGTACGACCTGGACGGCTTCGCGTTGATGATGGGCGTGGACTTCGGCAGCAACACCAGCGTCCATTACGGCGAGCACGTGGCGGGGATGCCGCTGCTCACCCGTTACGTGCCCGTGGGCGGCGAGGTGCGCCCCACCGCCTTTCCCAACTGCTCGGCGGCCTTCGGGCGGGTCAAGCCCCACGTCGCGGGCCAGAGCGTGACCGTGGGGAATGCGACCCTGGAGCTGTACCGGGTGCGCGACCTCGTGGACGCCACCGTCCGGCTGGTCACCGCTAATCCCGAGGCGCTGCTGTGCGACTACTCCTCGTGCCGCTGTCAGGAGGTCCGCCGCCTTGTCCGCGAGCGCGGCCTGACCCCCCGCCCGCACGGGGCCGCATGA
- a CDS encoding branched-chain amino acid ABC transporter substrate-binding protein, whose product MKSTALSLSVLAALALGSASAQTTVKIATLSPLSGGQSDLGTQIRNGAQLAVNEYKAQFQKLGMNLQLTAYDDQADPATGTAQARKIAADRSILAVVGTLNSGVAIPSSQALVSSRVAMVSPANTANNVTDRGLSNMNRIVARDDAQGPAGANFLADNLKAKKVYLINDKTAYGEGLTKEVEKALKAKGVQVVGNEGTEEKSDFSSIVAKIRLQRPDAVYFGGIYNQIGVFIKQLREAGITTPVMGGDGMDSSELATIAGKGATNIYFTTVAAPIDALPAAKTFAANFQKTFKDQAQGFAAFGYDAAKVVLQGILAAHKANGNKVPSRTQVESAIRKGNFTGLLSGNVSFNSVGDRKSATLYVMNVQGGKYRLSARLPVRPARQ is encoded by the coding sequence ATGAAGAGCACCGCCCTGAGCCTGTCCGTGTTGGCCGCACTCGCCCTGGGGAGCGCCAGCGCCCAGACCACCGTCAAGATCGCCACGCTCTCGCCGCTCTCGGGTGGTCAGAGCGACCTCGGCACCCAGATTCGCAACGGCGCCCAGCTCGCCGTGAACGAATACAAGGCGCAGTTCCAGAAGCTGGGAATGAACCTCCAGCTCACCGCCTACGACGACCAGGCCGACCCCGCGACCGGCACCGCGCAGGCCCGCAAGATCGCCGCCGACCGCTCGATCCTCGCGGTCGTGGGCACCCTGAACTCGGGCGTGGCGATTCCCAGCAGCCAGGCGCTGGTGTCCAGCCGCGTGGCGATGGTCAGCCCGGCGAACACCGCGAACAACGTGACCGACCGGGGGCTCAGCAACATGAACCGCATCGTCGCCCGTGACGACGCGCAGGGTCCGGCGGGCGCGAACTTTCTGGCCGACAACCTCAAGGCCAAGAAGGTCTACCTGATCAACGACAAGACCGCCTACGGCGAGGGCCTGACCAAGGAAGTGGAAAAGGCACTCAAGGCCAAGGGCGTGCAGGTCGTGGGCAACGAGGGCACCGAGGAGAAGAGTGACTTCTCCTCCATCGTGGCCAAGATTCGCCTCCAGCGGCCCGACGCGGTCTACTTCGGCGGCATCTACAACCAGATCGGCGTCTTTATCAAGCAGCTCCGGGAAGCCGGAATCACCACCCCGGTCATGGGCGGCGACGGCATGGACAGCTCCGAACTCGCCACCATCGCGGGCAAGGGCGCGACCAACATCTACTTCACGACCGTGGCCGCACCCATCGACGCCCTTCCGGCGGCCAAGACCTTCGCCGCCAACTTCCAGAAGACCTTCAAGGATCAGGCCCAGGGCTTCGCAGCCTTCGGGTATGACGCCGCCAAGGTCGTGCTGCAGGGCATCCTGGCCGCGCACAAGGCCAACGGCAACAAGGTGCCCAGCCGCACACAGGTCGAGTCGGCGATCCGCAAGGGCAACTTCACCGGGCTGCTCTCGGGCAACGTTTCGTTCAACAGCGTGGGGGACCGCAAGAGTGCCACCCTCTACGTGATGAACGTGCAAGGGGGCAAGTACCGTCTCTCGGCCCGCCTGCCTGTCCGACCCGCCCGCCAGTAA
- a CDS encoding branched-chain amino acid ABC transporter permease: MDLATLLPFLVNVIAGGLVLGFVYAIIALGYTMVYGVLQLINFAHSEVFVTGAVVGFEVFRVLTPSPMNGYLKLLIALLAAMLISGTLNVLIERLAYRPLRNAPKLVPLITAIGVSLILQDVLRLIEGFQGRFDLTYTLPEGFSGKFCGEGSSCVALGNTLRTIGLDLQLKDVILIAVSLLSLGVLNYLVNRTRLGKAIRAVAQDRVTAGLMGIDSNRMISATFLIGGALGGISGVLFGMKFGTVNAYSGFDPGIIAFTAAVLGGIGSIPGAVLGGLTLGVIQNLIGVTNIFGGLLGIANLEAIDASYQRIGAFIVLVLILIFKPTGLLGKSNVEKV, translated from the coding sequence TTGGATCTCGCCACCCTGCTGCCATTTCTCGTGAACGTGATCGCGGGCGGCCTCGTGCTGGGCTTCGTGTACGCGATCATCGCGCTGGGCTACACCATGGTGTACGGCGTGCTGCAACTGATCAACTTTGCCCACTCGGAGGTCTTCGTGACGGGCGCGGTCGTGGGCTTCGAGGTCTTCCGGGTGCTGACCCCCAGCCCCATGAACGGCTACCTCAAGCTGCTGATCGCGCTGCTGGCGGCGATGCTGATCTCGGGAACGCTCAACGTGCTGATCGAGCGCCTGGCCTACCGGCCCCTGCGGAACGCGCCCAAGCTGGTGCCGCTGATCACGGCCATCGGCGTGTCGCTGATCTTGCAAGACGTGCTGCGGCTCATCGAGGGCTTCCAGGGCCGCTTCGACCTGACCTATACGCTGCCCGAAGGCTTTTCCGGCAAGTTCTGCGGCGAGGGCAGCAGCTGCGTGGCCCTGGGCAATACCCTACGGACCATTGGCCTGGACCTGCAGCTCAAGGACGTGATCCTGATCGCGGTCTCGCTGCTGAGCCTGGGCGTGCTGAACTACCTCGTCAACCGCACCCGGCTGGGCAAGGCGATTCGCGCGGTGGCGCAGGACCGCGTGACCGCCGGGCTGATGGGCATCGACTCGAACCGCATGATCAGCGCGACCTTCCTGATCGGCGGGGCGCTGGGCGGCATCAGCGGCGTGCTGTTCGGCATGAAATTCGGCACCGTGAACGCCTACTCGGGCTTCGATCCCGGCATCATCGCCTTCACGGCGGCCGTGCTGGGCGGCATCGGTTCGATTCCCGGCGCGGTGCTGGGCGGGCTGACGCTGGGCGTGATTCAGAACCTGATCGGCGTGACGAACATCTTCGGCGGGCTGCTGGGCATCGCCAACCTCGAGGCGATTGACGCCTCCTACCAGCGGATCGGGGCCTTTATCGTGCTGGTGCTGATCCTGATCTTCAAGCCGACCGGCCTGCTCGGCAAGAGCAACGTGGAGAAGGTAT
- a CDS encoding alanyl-tRNA editing protein, producing MTRPLYYDDPTQLSFAATVTAVEEGRVALDATAFYPEGGGQNADAGMLRWEGGEARVTDTQKDKVSGLIWHTLEGDPPPVGTPVVGEVDPARRWRQMARHSGEHLLAQAFFRINPAFRVAAVGMRGPDCTLDLEGFPTEADARAAERLLRETLARHDLTLETRVVPEAELPNYPLRRPPQVRGQVRLVIFRDETGVPFDVSACGGVHVPRAGMTAPVVVLRTERIRSGLTRVVFRAGEEAAEFLAATYHDARALAQGFSVGVPDLPARVAALGHERDALKAEAAALRTRLAAALVTAAPVGEVAGVPLRALTLDDPALLPDVLAATPPGEVCAAVTPSGRCGIGSGQAEVPAGTLLTGVLKTTGGRGGGRPDLAQGQTTDPSAFLKAVQKHLQARTVPFP from the coding sequence ATGACCCGGCCGCTGTACTACGACGACCCCACCCAGCTCAGCTTCGCGGCCACGGTGACGGCGGTGGAGGAGGGGCGCGTCGCCCTGGACGCCACCGCCTTCTACCCCGAGGGCGGCGGCCAGAATGCCGATGCGGGGATGCTGCGCTGGGAGGGCGGCGAGGCCCGCGTCACTGACACCCAGAAGGACAAGGTGAGCGGGTTGATCTGGCACACGCTGGAGGGTGACCCGCCCCCCGTGGGCACGCCCGTCGTGGGCGAGGTGGACCCTGCCCGCCGCTGGCGGCAGATGGCCCGCCACAGCGGGGAACATCTGCTCGCGCAGGCGTTCTTCCGGATCAATCCGGCCTTCCGCGTCGCCGCCGTGGGGATGCGCGGCCCCGACTGCACCCTCGACCTCGAAGGCTTCCCGACCGAGGCCGACGCGCGGGCGGCCGAGAGGCTGCTGCGGGAGACGCTCGCCCGCCACGACCTGACCCTGGAGACGCGCGTGGTCCCCGAGGCCGAGTTGCCGAACTACCCCCTCCGGCGCCCCCCCCAGGTGCGCGGGCAGGTGCGGCTGGTGATCTTCCGGGACGAGACCGGGGTGCCCTTCGACGTGAGCGCTTGCGGTGGCGTCCACGTTCCCCGCGCGGGGATGACCGCGCCCGTGGTCGTCCTGCGAACCGAGCGCATCCGCTCCGGCCTGACGCGAGTGGTCTTCCGGGCGGGGGAGGAGGCGGCCGAGTTCCTGGCCGCGACCTACCACGACGCGCGGGCGCTCGCGCAGGGCTTCAGCGTGGGCGTGCCCGACCTGCCCGCGCGGGTGGCGGCCCTGGGCCACGAGCGGGACGCGCTGAAGGCGGAAGCGGCGGCCCTGCGAACCCGGCTCGCCGCCGCGCTGGTCACCGCTGCCCCGGTGGGGGAGGTGGCGGGGGTGCCGCTGCGAGCCCTGACCCTGGACGACCCCGCTCTCCTCCCCGACGTGCTGGCCGCGACCCCACCCGGCGAGGTGTGCGCTGCCGTGACCCCTTCCGGGCGTTGCGGAATCGGCAGCGGGCAGGCAGAGGTTCCCGCCGGGACGCTGCTGACTGGGGTGTTGAAGACGACCGGGGGCCGGGGCGGTGGGCGGCCCGATCTCGCGCAGGGGCAGACGACCGACCCCTCTGCCTTCCTGAAGGCTGTGCAAAAGCATTTGCAGGCTCGGACGGTCCCGTTCCCCTGA